In Camelina sativa cultivar DH55 chromosome 16, Cs, whole genome shotgun sequence, a single window of DNA contains:
- the LOC104750662 gene encoding VQ motif-containing protein 8, chloroplastic-like, with the protein MIPTRCHEINGSRPPSLKLSGGSHTIKKTTLCKSQPRPHGRAGPVIIYTHSPKVIHTRAEDFMALVQRLTGLEDIIRRNNNYDVSESSSSVVTEEVNVGGDHYTAEPFSQERTQRQKLADMPLFTPSSMTLFGSPTQLLYMSPNGTDSFSPSVFKFK; encoded by the coding sequence ATGATTCCCACAAGATGCCATGAGATCAACGGCTCACGTCCTCCGTCGCTAAAACTCTCCGGAGGATCGCACACCATCAAGAAAACGACCTTGTGTAAGTCTCAGCCACGGCCACATGGACGGGCAGGTCCGGTGATCATCTACACGCACTCTCCCAAAGTGATCCACACGCGGGCCGAGGACTTCATGGCCTTGGTTCAGAGGCTCACCGGTCTAGAGGATATTATTAGACGGAACAATAATTACGATGTCAGCGAATCATCATCTTCCGTGGTGACGGAAGAGGTTAACGTCGGTGGTGATCATTACACGGCGGAACCGTTTAGCCAGGAGAGAACACAACGACAAAAGCTAGCTGATATGCCATTGTTCACACCGAGCTCGATGACTTTGTTTGGTTCTCCAACTCAACTTCTATACATGTCCCCGAACGGAACCGATTCGTTTTCACCTTCGGTTTTTAAGTTCAAATAA
- the LOC104750663 gene encoding adenylate isopentenyltransferase 1, chloroplastic-like, whose protein sequence is MTELNFLLQTTISDRLITTTTTRTTSPPSFSSSHSSSSSSRIISFTKRRRKHQPLVVSIRMEDQYYYSRPKDKVVVILGATGAGKSKLSVDLATRFPSEIINSDKIQVYEGLEITTNQITLQERRGVPHHLLGYLNPEHGELTAADFRSAASNAVEDITSRQKLPIIAGGSNSFVHALLSQRFDPKIDPFSSGSGLISSDLRYQCCFIWVDVSETVLYEYLLKRVDEMMDSGMFEELSGFYDPVKSGLEPRFGIRKAIGVPEFDGYFKEYPPAGTIKWDALRKAAYDKAVDDIKRNTWTLAKRQIKKIEMLKDAGWKIQRVDATASFKEVMKMSTSSEKKTKKWREVWEEQVLEPSVKIVKRLLVED, encoded by the coding sequence ATGACAGAACTCAACTTCCTCCTCCAAACAACAATCTCCGATCGtctcatcaccaccaccacgacGAGAACAACGTCACCGCCGTCTTTCTCATCatcacattcttcttcttcttcttctcgcatCATCTCTTTCACCAAACGAAGACGAAAACACCAACCTTTAGTAGTATCCATACGCATGGAGGATCAGTACTACTACTCACGGCCAAAAGACAAAGTCGTCGTCATTTTAGGAGCAACCGGCGCCGGAAAATCGAAACTTTCCGTCGATCTCGCCACTCGTTTCCCTTCAGAGATCATTAACTCTGACAAAATCCAAGTCTACGAAGGCTTAGAGATCACAACCAATCAGATTACGTTACAAGAGCGTCGCGGCGTCCCTCACCATCTCCTCGGTTACCTCAACCCCGAACACGGCGAGCTCACCGCCGCGGATTTCCGCTCCGCCGCTTCAAACGCCGTCGAAGACATAACATCTCGTCAAAAGCTCCCGATCATCGCCGGTGGATCTAACTCATTCGTCCACGCACTCTTATCTCAACGGTTCGACCCAAAGATCGATCCTTTCTCATCCGGGTCGGGTCTAATCTCCTCAGATTTGCGTTACCAGTGTTGCTTCATCTGGGTCGACGTGTCGGAGACTGTGCTCTACGAGTATCTTCTCAAACGGGTCGACGAGATGATGGATTCGGGTATGTTCGAAGAGCTATCCGGGTTTTACGACCCGGTTAAATCCGGTTTAGAACCCCGGTTTGGGATTCGGAAAGCTATAGGTGTACCGGAGTTCGACGGTTACTTCAAAGAGTATCCACCGGCGGGGACGATAAAGTGGGATGCTTTGAGAAAAGCGGCGTACGATAAGGCGGTTGATGATATCAAAAGGAACACGTGGACGTTAGCGAAGAGACAGATAAAGAAGATTGAGATGCTAAAAGACGCCGGATGGAAGATACAAAGAGTTGATGCAACGGCGTCGTTTAAAGAGGTTATGAAGATGAGTACGTCgtcggagaagaagacgaagaagtggAGAGAGGTTTGGGAAGAGCAAGTGTTGGAGCCAAGCGTAAAGATTGTGAAGCGGCTGTTGGTGGaagattag
- the LOC104753685 gene encoding probable xyloglucan galactosyltransferase GT17: MTYTKSRQVKIDLWLEKKDKEKEKVPRPNDGIRSNGSVTYLWYLPDDKRSYSVFMDEKNSTQIEQELLRISESEVVQMRDTVIYLIPRLTYAHPNATNYDLPDAVDVALEALAKQARAKCFVSPFFVVFNILXARVENHPCRTRNPHNADIFYVPFYGGLYASSVFREQNLTKRDELAVRLVDYISDQRWWRRSNGRDHFLAIGRTAWDFMRSSDTDFGANILMQMPRVMNMSVLTVERQPWKGDNHFGIPYPSYFHPYTSAEMVTWQNKMRRVERPNLFSFVGGPRKGLEKAAIRDELIRQCAKSSHCELLKCENGGSRCHDPMTVLGVMARSRFCLQAPGDSFTRRSTFDAILAGCIPVFFSPHTMYTQYLWYLPDDKRSYSVFMDEKNSTQIEQELLRISESEVVQMRDTVIYLIPRLTYAHPNATNYDLPDAVDVALEALAKQARAKVIVSF; encoded by the exons ATGACTTATACTAAGTCGAGACAAGTCAAAATCGATCTCTGGCTGGAGAAGAaggacaaagagaaagagaaa GTGCCACGACCCAATGACGGTATTAGGAGTAATGGCTCGGTCACG TACTTGTGGTATCTTCCGGACGATAAAAGAAGTTACTCAGTGTTCATGGACGAAAAGAACAGCACTCAAATAGAACAAGAGCTCTTGAGGATCTCGGAGAGTGAGGTCGTTCAAATGAGGGATACAGTCATCTATTTGATCCCGAGACTGACTTATGCGCACCCAAACGCTACGAACTATGATTTGCCAGATGCGGTTGATGTAGCTTTAGAGGCACTAGCTAAACAAGCAAGGGCCAAG TGCTTTGTGTCTCCATTTTTTGTTGTCTTCAATATTTTAATNGCGCGTGTGGAGAACCACCCGTGCCGCACGCGGAATCCACACAATGCGGACATCTTCTACGTCCCTTTCTACGGTGGCCTCTACGCTTCAAGCGTGTTCCGAGAACAGAACCTGACCAAACGCGACGAGCTAGCCGTCAGATTAGTCGACTACATTAGTGATcaacggtggtggaggagaagtaaCGGCCGTGATCATTTCTTGGCCATAGGGAGGACAGCTTGGGATTTCATGCGCTCCTCTGACACTGACTTTGGAGCAAACATCCTCATGCAAATGCCACGTGTCATGAACATGTCGGTGCTGACCGTGGAGAGGCAGCCTTGGAAAGGTGACAATCACTTTGGTATACCGTATCCTTCTTATTTTCATCCGTACACGTCAGCAGAGATGGTGACGTGGCAAAACAAGATGAGAAGAGTCGAGAGACCAAACTTGTTTAGTTTTGTCGGTGGGCCGAGGAAAGGGTTGGAGAAAGCCGCCATTAGAGACGAGCTGATCAGACAATGCGCCAAGTCAAGCCATTGTGAGCTTCTCAAGTGTGAAAATGGAGGGTCCag GTGCCACGACCCAATGACGGTATTAGGAGTAATGGCTCGGTCACGGTTTTGCCTACAAGCACCAGGGGACTCATTCACGCGCAGATCAACATTTGATGCGATATTAGCTGGGTGCATACCCGTATTTTTTTCACCCCACACGATGTATACACAGTACTTGTGGTATCTTCCGGACGATAAAAGAAGTTACTCAGTGTTCATGGACGAAAAGAACAGCACTCAAATAGAACAAGAGCTCTTGAGGATCTCGGAGAGTGAGGTCGTTCAAATGAGGGATACAGTCATCTATTTGATCCCGAGACTGACTTATGCGCACCCAAACGCTACGAACTATGATTTGCCAGATGCGGTTGATGTAGCTTTAGAGGCACTAGCTAAACAAGCAAGGGCCAAGGTTATCGTTTCATTCTAA